AATATTGATAGTTATTTTTTTCAATCCTTTGTTCTTTACAGAGTTTATGTTTTGTTCGGTAACAAGTAAAGATTTTAAAAGATTTTTTATCCTAGTTTCAGAGTAAGGTTTTAAAATATAATCAAAGGCCTTTACTTCAAAGGCATCTACAGCATATTCTTTATATGCAGTTATAAAAATTATCTTAATTTTAGGATATATTTTTGTAATGATTTTACTTAAATTTAAACCATTCATTTCAGGCATATTTATATCTAAAAAAATAACATCAATGGAATTTTTTTCAAGAAAATCCAAGACATCCATAGGATTTTCAAATTCACCCATTAAATTTATTTCTTCCTCTTGTTCTAAAAAAAACTTTAAT
The DNA window shown above is from Fusobacterium russii ATCC 25533 and carries:
- a CDS encoding LytR/AlgR family response regulator transcription factor, whose protein sequence is MINCIIVEDELPAREELKFFLEQEEEINLMGEFENPMDVLDFLEKNSIDVIFLDINMPEMNGLNLSKIITKIYPKIKIIFITAYKEYAVDAFEVKAFDYILKPYSETRIKNLLKSLLVTEQNINSVKNKGLKKITINIDDKLHIISINDIDFIEAFEKETHIFSNEKIYISKIKMSKWEELLADENFYRCHRSYIINLDKITEIEQWANSSWIIKIKNYNKLIPVSRNNIKELKTLFSI